A region from the Gemmatimonadaceae bacterium genome encodes:
- the infA gene encoding translation initiation factor IF-1: protein MPKQDAIELEGRVTEVLPNATFRVMIDGGHDILATLGGKLRQHRIRILAGDVVKLEVSPYDLTRGRITFRYTKPPS from the coding sequence ATGCCCAAGCAGGATGCGATCGAACTCGAGGGGCGGGTGACGGAAGTGCTGCCTAACGCGACATTCCGCGTGATGATCGACGGCGGCCACGACATCCTCGCGACCCTCGGCGGCAAGCTCCGACAGCACCGCATCCGCATCCTCGCCGGCGACGTCGTGAAGCTCGAGGTTTCCCCCTACGACCTGACGCGCGGGCGCATCACGTTCCGCTACACCAAACCGCCGTCCTGA
- a CDS encoding aspartate aminotransferase family protein, which translates to MSIVDDLERQLSTTYALRTPSSRALHERAQRVMPGGDTRTGTFYPPHPTFMDRGEGPELVDVDGNRYVDFLGNYTSLIHGHAEPRIAAAIAEQARVGTALGYPSEQQVALAEAITERVPSVERLRFCNSGTEAVMQAIRCARASTGRRMIVKVEGSYHGAYDVAQVSVAPGIHAPPYPTGVPEGPGVSTGILAEVLVVPFNDLAMLEWILGRYARDIAAVLVEPVVTMAGLIVPDAGYLEGVVEAAHAVGALVIFDEIVTFRLSIGGVQGILDLAPDLTTLGKVIGGGLSVGAFGGRAEVMALFDPRVAGTISHSGTFNGNNASMAAGLAALANYGPDEVVRLDQLGARMRRGLQREIDDRGVLAHVQGVGSLAHIHYCAGPVRSYRDALRTPRAAVRLTHLGLLVRGYLVAPRNLLAVNTAMTAAEVDGLCAAFGEVLDVGRDVFPRVGVGVEMATP; encoded by the coding sequence ATGTCGATCGTCGACGATCTCGAGCGCCAGCTCTCCACCACCTACGCCCTCCGCACGCCGTCCTCGCGCGCCCTCCATGAGCGTGCGCAGCGGGTCATGCCCGGCGGGGATACGCGCACGGGGACGTTCTACCCGCCGCACCCGACGTTCATGGACAGGGGCGAGGGACCGGAACTCGTCGACGTGGATGGCAATCGCTACGTGGACTTCCTCGGCAACTACACCTCGCTGATCCACGGACACGCTGAGCCGCGCATCGCGGCTGCCATCGCCGAACAGGCGAGGGTGGGAACCGCACTCGGGTATCCGAGCGAGCAGCAGGTCGCGCTCGCCGAAGCCATCACGGAACGCGTGCCATCCGTCGAGCGCCTGCGGTTCTGCAACAGCGGCACGGAGGCCGTAATGCAGGCGATCCGGTGCGCGCGCGCGAGCACCGGACGGCGGATGATCGTGAAGGTCGAGGGGAGCTACCATGGTGCGTACGATGTCGCGCAGGTCAGCGTGGCTCCGGGGATTCACGCGCCGCCGTACCCTACGGGTGTTCCCGAAGGGCCTGGCGTGTCCACCGGAATCCTGGCCGAGGTGCTCGTGGTGCCGTTCAACGACCTCGCGATGCTGGAGTGGATTCTCGGTCGCTACGCACGGGATATCGCCGCGGTGCTCGTTGAGCCCGTCGTGACGATGGCGGGGCTCATCGTCCCTGACGCCGGCTACCTCGAGGGTGTGGTCGAGGCCGCGCATGCCGTGGGCGCGCTCGTCATCTTCGACGAGATCGTCACGTTCCGGCTTTCCATCGGAGGGGTGCAGGGCATTCTTGATCTGGCACCGGATCTCACGACGCTGGGCAAGGTGATCGGTGGTGGGTTGTCTGTGGGGGCCTTTGGCGGACGCGCTGAGGTGATGGCGCTGTTCGATCCGCGGGTCGCGGGCACCATCTCGCATAGCGGCACATTCAACGGGAACAACGCGTCCATGGCGGCCGGCCTTGCGGCGCTCGCGAACTACGGGCCCGACGAGGTTGTCCGTCTGGACCAACTGGGCGCGCGCATGCGGCGCGGGCTGCAACGCGAGATCGACGATCGGGGCGTCCTCGCGCACGTGCAGGGCGTCGGCTCGCTTGCACACATCCACTACTGCGCAGGTCCGGTTCGCTCGTATCGCGATGCATTGCGAACGCCGCGCGCCGCCGTGCGGCTCACGCACCTCGGGCTGCTGGTGCGCGGCTACCTGGTCGCGCCGCGCAACCTGCTTGCGGTGAATACGGCCATGACCGCCGCCGAGGTCGACGGCCTCTGCGCGGCGTTTGGTGAGGTGCTGGACGTGGGTCGCGACGTCTTTCCTCGCGTGGGAGTGGGCGTCGAGATGGCGACACCGTAG
- a CDS encoding histidine kinase: MSIELPDEASDEVFDADEALKQKVPFWRAFGVSVFAFLGVGVLEAIVDWSTSRLGDAPRNVGTVLRAQVPWWFLWILFAPAVLALARRYRFDGPRWPRSAVIHASIGAIISLSHSSAYAALANTLLGAAIAPTPLAQVRIVLGRFLFMDLMTYMAAIGAYWSYEYFRHFRSSALAAARMEAQAARLQLRLADARIHALRMELNPHFLFNALNSVAGLVRRREPEGAVDMLARLGELLRVTLNRDMPPEVTLAEELALLRRFLDIELVRFGDRLRVVWDIDAETYDAFVPPLILQPLVENALRHGIARRSGAGLLHVSARKVGLQLELAVRDTGEGIMPRTTRPERQGIGLSNTRARLEELYGAEVSSVDLANAAGGGARARVYLPFHLSRGQSHAAAGA, translated from the coding sequence ATGAGCATCGAGTTGCCTGACGAGGCATCGGACGAAGTCTTCGATGCCGACGAGGCGCTCAAGCAGAAGGTGCCGTTCTGGCGGGCCTTCGGTGTGTCAGTCTTCGCCTTTCTCGGCGTCGGCGTGCTCGAGGCCATCGTCGACTGGTCCACCTCCCGCCTCGGCGATGCGCCCCGCAACGTTGGCACCGTCCTTCGCGCCCAGGTGCCGTGGTGGTTCCTGTGGATCCTGTTTGCACCCGCGGTGCTCGCCCTGGCTCGGCGCTATCGGTTTGACGGCCCGCGCTGGCCCCGCAGTGCGGTCATTCACGCGAGCATCGGCGCGATCATCTCCCTGTCGCACTCCAGCGCCTACGCGGCGCTGGCCAACACGCTGCTCGGCGCAGCGATCGCGCCGACACCACTGGCGCAGGTGCGGATCGTGCTCGGCCGATTCCTGTTCATGGACCTCATGACGTATATGGCGGCGATCGGCGCGTACTGGTCCTACGAATACTTCCGCCATTTTCGGAGTTCGGCGCTCGCCGCGGCGCGCATGGAGGCGCAGGCCGCCAGGCTCCAACTGCGCCTTGCGGACGCCCGCATTCATGCCCTGCGCATGGAGCTGAATCCGCATTTCCTTTTCAATGCACTCAACTCCGTGGCGGGGCTCGTGCGCCGTCGCGAGCCTGAAGGTGCCGTCGACATGCTGGCTCGGCTCGGCGAGCTGCTGCGCGTCACGCTCAACCGCGACATGCCGCCGGAGGTGACGCTCGCCGAGGAACTCGCGTTGCTTCGCCGGTTCCTCGACATCGAGCTGGTGCGCTTCGGTGACCGCCTGCGCGTCGTGTGGGACATCGACGCCGAGACGTACGATGCGTTCGTGCCGCCGCTCATTCTGCAGCCACTCGTGGAGAACGCGCTCCGACACGGCATCGCGCGGAGGTCCGGGGCGGGGCTGCTGCACGTGTCGGCCCGCAAGGTCGGATTGCAGCTCGAACTGGCGGTGCGCGACACGGGCGAGGGGATCATGCCCCGCACAACGCGGCCCGAGCGTCAGGGCATTGGTCTCTCCAACACGCGAGCTCGCCTTGAAGAGCTGTACGGCGCCGAGGTGTCATCGGTGGACCTGGCCAACGCGGCTGGCGGTGGAGCGCGCGCCCGCGTGTATCTCCCCTTCCACCTGAGTCGTGGGCAGAGCCACGCGGCCGCCGGTGCGTGA
- the msrA gene encoding peptide-methionine (S)-S-oxide reductase MsrA — translation MTLPPSGSGLRLLAGALFAVLALSAARSSAPATETAIFSAGCYWTVEAVFEHVRGVTLVEAGITGRDVVMSAYQRNTTKTTGAAEAVRVSWDPRRVSYEELLTVFFRAAHDPTSVNRQGPDVGSRYRSVLWVADDAQRRAALEAIARIESSRAFPSPVATQVATAGTFHLVPEDQQDFVEKNPTHPYVVTWDRPRIARFRTSLPALFREGAQ, via the coding sequence ATGACCCTGCCTCCTTCTGGTTCCGGCCTCCGCCTGCTCGCCGGCGCGCTGTTCGCGGTGCTTGCGCTTTCGGCCGCGCGGTCAAGCGCGCCGGCGACCGAAACGGCAATCTTCTCTGCCGGATGCTACTGGACGGTCGAGGCCGTATTCGAGCACGTGCGTGGCGTGACCCTGGTGGAGGCCGGGATCACCGGCCGCGACGTCGTCATGTCGGCCTACCAGCGCAATACCACGAAGACGACGGGAGCGGCCGAAGCGGTGCGAGTGTCGTGGGATCCCCGGCGCGTGAGTTACGAGGAGCTGCTGACGGTGTTCTTCAGAGCGGCGCACGACCCCACGAGCGTGAACCGACAGGGTCCCGACGTCGGATCGCGGTATCGCTCGGTGCTGTGGGTGGCGGACGATGCGCAGCGACGAGCGGCGCTGGAGGCCATTGCGCGGATCGAGTCGTCCAGAGCCTTTCCGTCTCCGGTCGCAACGCAGGTAGCGACCGCCGGGACGTTTCACCTCGTACCCGAAGACCAGCAGGATTTTGTCGAGAAGAACCCGACACACCCGTATGTCGTAACGTGGGATCGGCCGCGGATCGCCCGGTTCAGGACGTCGCTGCCCGCGCTGTTCCGCGAAGGGGCACAATGA
- a CDS encoding response regulator transcription factor: protein MGRATRPPVRDPARPQVLVVDDEPLARDCIRLALAARGDVEIVGECADGTEAVKAIRSLAPDMVFLDVQMPELDGFGVIAEVGPSDMPPVVFVTAFDAHALRAFEVHALDYVLKPFDDERLLAAFDHALLRSRERRDGALGRQLADLVRGWEGTGGAMVRREGAPDAPVEGPPASAARKPAFVSRFTVRTDTGAQFVAAASVDWIEAEGNYVVLRVGEQRHRVRGTLRDVAARLDPRMFVRIHRSTIVNIDRIRELQPWFGGDYIAILRSGAKLKVSRRHVAQLLRPMA from the coding sequence GTGGGCAGAGCCACGCGGCCGCCGGTGCGTGACCCCGCGCGCCCGCAGGTGCTCGTCGTCGACGACGAACCGCTCGCGCGGGATTGTATCCGCCTTGCCCTCGCCGCTCGCGGGGACGTGGAGATCGTGGGCGAGTGCGCCGACGGCACGGAGGCGGTGAAGGCCATCCGGAGTCTTGCGCCGGACATGGTATTCCTCGATGTGCAGATGCCGGAACTCGACGGGTTTGGCGTCATCGCCGAGGTCGGCCCCTCGGACATGCCGCCGGTGGTGTTCGTGACGGCCTTTGACGCCCACGCGCTGCGAGCGTTCGAGGTTCATGCGCTCGACTACGTGCTCAAGCCGTTCGACGATGAGCGGTTGCTTGCCGCCTTTGATCACGCGCTCCTGCGATCGCGTGAACGGCGTGACGGCGCGCTCGGACGCCAACTCGCGGATCTTGTTCGGGGCTGGGAAGGCACTGGTGGAGCCATGGTGCGTAGGGAGGGAGCCCCTGATGCACCCGTCGAAGGGCCGCCCGCGTCGGCCGCGCGCAAACCGGCGTTTGTGAGCCGCTTCACCGTGCGGACCGACACTGGTGCGCAGTTCGTTGCCGCGGCGTCCGTCGACTGGATCGAGGCAGAAGGGAACTACGTCGTCCTTCGTGTGGGCGAACAGCGACATCGAGTGCGCGGGACGCTGCGTGACGTGGCGGCACGGCTCGACCCTCGAATGTTCGTGCGCATCCATCGATCCACGATCGTCAACATCGATCGCATTCGCGAGCTGCAGCCCTGGTTCGGTGGCGACTACATCGCGATCCTCCGCAGCGGGGCCAAGCTCAAGGTCAGTCGTCGCCACGTGGCGCAGCTCCTGCGACCCATGGCCTGA
- a CDS encoding lysophospholipid acyltransferase family protein, whose protein sequence is MPSLPIAPRLPATIPRRRSRTRRLIGTWGLRAFGWRIVGDVPDAPRLVLIVAPHTSNWDFVIGFLGYLALELDTTWFGKHTLFRWPLGPLFRHFGGIPIERGRSANVVDAYVEEFRRRDHMLLALAPEGTRRRVTEWKSGFYHIASGAGALILPVALDYSARLIRIFPSLRPGGDIARDMEHLRRHFTASMARDPSAYDDR, encoded by the coding sequence ATGCCCTCGCTCCCGATCGCACCCCGGCTCCCCGCGACGATCCCTCGACGTCGGTCGCGCACACGTCGCCTCATCGGGACGTGGGGGCTGCGCGCCTTCGGTTGGCGCATCGTCGGGGACGTGCCGGACGCGCCACGTCTCGTGCTCATCGTGGCGCCGCACACGTCGAACTGGGACTTCGTGATCGGATTCCTCGGCTATCTCGCGCTGGAACTCGACACGACGTGGTTCGGCAAACACACCCTCTTCCGGTGGCCGCTGGGTCCACTGTTCCGCCACTTCGGTGGGATTCCGATCGAGCGCGGTCGTTCGGCAAACGTCGTCGATGCGTATGTGGAGGAGTTCCGGCGGCGCGATCACATGCTCCTCGCCCTGGCGCCCGAAGGCACGCGACGGCGCGTGACGGAGTGGAAGTCGGGCTTCTATCACATCGCCAGCGGGGCCGGCGCGCTCATCCTGCCCGTGGCGCTCGATTACTCCGCACGGCTGATCCGCATCTTCCCGTCGCTGCGGCCCGGCGGCGACATCGCCCGCGACATGGAGCATCTCCGTCGCCACTTTACTGCCTCGATGGCGCGCGACCCTTCAGCCTACGACGATCGATAG
- a CDS encoding glycosyl hydrolase codes for MIALRGWTRGLLLGLLGAVPPSQGAGQATPPRPPAGATQPQRATPLPLPPPSAFAALAYRNIGPNGGGRSMAVSGSAQRPREYVMGALGGGVWKSVDGGTTWRPLTDGQLRSAAVGAIAVAPSHPDTIYIGMGEAGLAGDLQLGDGIYRSIDGGRTWVHQGLTETQSIARIRVHPKNGAMAWVAAFGRPWERHPARGVYRTLDAGRTWDKVLYRGDSVGAVDIAIDAGKPGVVYAAMWQAARRPWSQASRGGGSGLFKSVDAGDSWTELTRNPGFPRGVIGRIGISVSPVDGNRVYAIVDADSGGVFASDDGGATWRRTSSESALDPRAIESGRVEADPQERERVYVLGMELRRSDDGGRTFTAVGAGQRGGVRDLWIDPKNSARLALAGDRGTALTEDGGRSFTASRLPIAEADHVSATHDIAYQVCGARLGGTTVCQPGTPRATTGFDTREGAFGDWVLDVRGGTSGAVEAHPTDPNIIIAGGADGVIQRLDRRTMTTREERPGAQSDTRASATPERWRRDFPVRFAPLEPNIVYAGSQRVWRSTDGGQSWQSVSSDLTLHADSTRPAPSGLALGAGNAAESFGTISTISPSPRERGIVWTGSDDGLVHLTRDGGATWTNVTPKDLPALSRISRIEASPHAPEKAIIVARRDELGDRSAHVWRTSDFGATWTNISDGFRSDAFVHVVREDPVRAGLLFAGTEHGVYMSFDDGARWQPLTLNLPDVRVSDLQIADNDLVVGTHGRSIWIVDDITVLRQLDAEALKPPLHIFEPPPATRRLTDAVVDYHLSRVVDSVAIEVRDAAGTLIRRVVSTAADTAIPPAPVLAGNAQVPPIGHGRPTRRAGHNRFVWDLRYSASAEARDTNVRDAMVPGPLAPPGEYQIRIAAGGETKTQRLAVVRDPRRADVSDADLRARFDLAMQLRDEVRQGIHLLAHAHALGAAIDASPAPNSRSRAIAAEAQRLTRAIRTVEDSLSRSGGSALMDRLAALQRTVNIGDGLPDAETRRTLDALSRALAAQQRVIDTIVQTDLPALNRRLAARGQSPIPIPAPPAR; via the coding sequence ATGATCGCGCTTCGCGGATGGACCCGCGGTCTGCTCCTCGGTTTGCTGGGTGCCGTGCCGCCTTCGCAGGGCGCTGGCCAGGCCACACCGCCGCGACCGCCGGCCGGCGCGACTCAACCGCAGCGGGCGACTCCGCTGCCGCTGCCGCCGCCCTCCGCGTTTGCTGCTCTCGCCTATCGGAACATCGGGCCGAACGGCGGAGGGCGCTCCATGGCAGTGTCCGGGAGCGCGCAGCGCCCGCGAGAATACGTGATGGGCGCACTCGGCGGCGGCGTGTGGAAGTCCGTGGACGGCGGTACGACGTGGCGACCGCTGACCGATGGGCAGTTGCGTAGCGCAGCCGTGGGCGCGATCGCGGTGGCGCCGTCGCATCCGGATACGATCTACATCGGGATGGGTGAGGCCGGTCTGGCCGGTGACCTGCAGCTGGGCGATGGGATCTATCGGTCGATTGATGGCGGCCGCACGTGGGTACACCAGGGTCTCACGGAAACGCAGTCCATCGCCCGCATTCGCGTGCATCCGAAGAACGGCGCGATGGCGTGGGTCGCGGCATTTGGTCGGCCGTGGGAACGACATCCGGCACGCGGAGTGTATCGGACGCTCGACGCCGGCCGCACCTGGGACAAGGTGCTCTACCGCGGCGACTCGGTGGGTGCAGTGGACATTGCGATCGATGCCGGGAAGCCGGGCGTGGTGTATGCCGCCATGTGGCAGGCGGCGCGGCGGCCGTGGTCACAGGCCTCGCGCGGGGGTGGTTCCGGACTCTTCAAGTCGGTGGATGCCGGCGACTCCTGGACGGAACTCACGCGTAATCCCGGATTCCCGCGCGGTGTCATCGGCCGTATCGGCATTTCGGTCTCGCCGGTGGATGGCAATCGCGTGTATGCGATCGTCGACGCGGACTCGGGTGGCGTCTTCGCTTCGGACGACGGTGGGGCCACGTGGCGACGCACGAGCAGCGAGTCGGCTCTGGATCCGCGCGCGATCGAGAGCGGGCGCGTCGAGGCCGATCCCCAGGAGCGTGAACGTGTCTATGTGCTGGGCATGGAGCTGCGTCGGTCCGACGACGGTGGCCGCACATTCACGGCTGTTGGCGCCGGCCAGCGGGGCGGCGTTCGCGACCTCTGGATCGATCCAAAGAACTCCGCGCGCCTTGCCTTGGCCGGCGACCGCGGCACCGCGCTCACCGAGGATGGTGGTCGCTCCTTCACCGCATCCCGCCTGCCGATCGCTGAGGCAGACCACGTCAGCGCGACACACGACATCGCATACCAGGTGTGCGGCGCGCGGCTGGGCGGTACGACCGTGTGCCAGCCCGGCACGCCGCGCGCAACGACCGGGTTCGACACACGCGAGGGCGCGTTTGGCGACTGGGTACTCGACGTGCGAGGCGGCACCAGTGGAGCGGTGGAGGCCCACCCGACCGACCCCAACATCATCATTGCCGGTGGCGCGGATGGTGTGATCCAGCGACTTGATCGCCGCACCATGACGACGCGCGAGGAGCGACCGGGTGCGCAATCCGATACGCGAGCGTCGGCGACACCGGAGCGGTGGCGCCGAGACTTCCCGGTGCGCTTCGCCCCGCTCGAGCCCAACATCGTCTATGCGGGGTCGCAGCGCGTCTGGCGCTCGACCGACGGAGGGCAGTCCTGGCAGTCCGTGTCTTCCGACCTCACGCTGCACGCCGATTCCACGCGTCCAGCGCCCAGCGGCCTGGCATTGGGAGCGGGGAACGCGGCCGAATCGTTTGGAACGATCTCGACGATCTCTCCCTCGCCGCGCGAGCGCGGGATCGTCTGGACCGGTTCCGATGATGGGCTCGTTCACCTGACTCGTGACGGCGGCGCGACCTGGACGAACGTCACCCCAAAGGATCTCCCCGCACTCTCACGGATCTCGCGCATCGAAGCGTCGCCGCACGCGCCGGAAAAGGCCATCATCGTCGCGCGTCGTGACGAACTCGGCGACCGCAGCGCGCACGTGTGGAGGACGTCGGACTTTGGTGCCACCTGGACGAACATCTCCGATGGATTCCGAAGCGATGCGTTCGTGCACGTGGTGCGCGAAGATCCGGTTCGCGCGGGGCTGCTCTTTGCGGGCACGGAACACGGCGTGTACATGTCTTTCGATGATGGAGCGCGGTGGCAGCCGCTGACCCTCAACCTCCCCGATGTCCGTGTGTCCGATCTGCAGATTGCCGACAACGATCTCGTGGTGGGTACGCATGGACGGTCGATCTGGATCGTGGACGATATCACCGTGCTCCGCCAACTCGACGCCGAAGCGCTCAAGCCGCCGCTGCACATCTTCGAGCCTCCTCCGGCCACGCGCCGGCTCACCGATGCCGTCGTCGACTACCACCTCTCGCGAGTGGTCGACAGCGTCGCGATCGAGGTTCGTGACGCCGCCGGAACGCTCATCAGGCGCGTTGTCTCGACCGCCGCCGACACGGCCATTCCGCCAGCGCCGGTGCTCGCGGGTAACGCTCAGGTGCCACCGATCGGGCATGGCCGGCCGACGCGGCGCGCCGGGCACAATCGCTTCGTCTGGGACCTGCGCTATTCCGCGAGCGCAGAGGCGCGCGACACGAACGTCCGGGACGCCATGGTCCCGGGGCCCCTCGCGCCTCCTGGGGAATACCAGATTCGCATCGCGGCCGGTGGAGAAACGAAGACGCAGCGCCTGGCCGTGGTGCGGGATCCGCGCCGAGCCGACGTCAGCGATGCGGACCTGCGCGCGCGGTTCGACCTCGCCATGCAACTGCGCGACGAGGTGCGTCAGGGGATCCACCTGCTCGCGCACGCGCACGCACTCGGCGCGGCAATCGACGCGAGTCCCGCACCAAACAGCCGAAGCCGAGCCATCGCGGCGGAGGCTCAACGCCTGACCAGGGCCATCCGCACGGTCGAGGACTCGCTTTCGCGATCGGGGGGAAGCGCCCTCATGGACCGACTCGCCGCGCTGCAGCGGACGGTCAACATCGGCGACGGACTGCCCGACGCCGAGACCCGCCGTACGCTCGACGCGTTGAGTCGCGCGCTGGCCGCGCAGCAGCGCGTCATCGATACGATCGTACAGACCGACCTTCCGGCGCTCAATCGTCGGCTCGCGGCACGGGGGCAGTCACCAATCCCCATTCCAGCGCCGCCGGCTCGCTGA
- a CDS encoding M20/M25/M40 family metallo-hydrolase, whose protein sequence is MRTSRPVLLIVATLAPVLLGAQSLTDRYRATADRIIAAATADSAAWNRIAELTERFGARFSGSPSLERAIDWTLAEMQHDGLDGVRGEPVLVPRWVRGTESAELVLPRRQSLPMLGLGGSIATPPQGITAEVMVVASYDELKARAAEAKGRIVLFNVPFTNYGQTVAYRTGGAVEAARAGAVASLVRSVTPNSQRTPHTGSMRYDPAVRRIPHAAITTEDADMIARMVARGERVRVRLSMSARVLPDAPSRNVIGELRGSERPEEVVVMGGHIDSWDVGRGAMDDAGGVVAAWEALRVLKALGLRPRRTIRVVGWTNEENGGRGGQAYRDAHRGEAKQHVLAIESDGGVFRPLGFGFTGPDSALTLIRQVGALLAGIGAGEIQTGGGGADIAPIMELGVPGMGLNVDGTRYFWYHHTDGDTVDKLDPREVALCVATLAVMAYVVADMPERLPTGVR, encoded by the coding sequence ATGCGAACCAGCCGACCCGTCCTGTTGATCGTCGCCACACTGGCGCCGGTGCTCCTGGGCGCCCAGTCCCTGACTGATCGGTATCGTGCGACGGCGGATCGCATCATTGCGGCGGCCACCGCCGACAGCGCCGCCTGGAACCGGATCGCCGAACTGACGGAGCGATTCGGAGCCCGGTTCAGCGGGAGCCCCTCGCTGGAGCGGGCCATCGACTGGACCCTCGCAGAGATGCAGCACGACGGACTCGACGGCGTACGCGGCGAGCCTGTGCTCGTGCCGCGCTGGGTGCGCGGGACGGAATCGGCGGAACTGGTGTTGCCGCGCCGGCAGTCGCTGCCGATGCTTGGGCTTGGCGGTTCGATCGCCACGCCGCCACAAGGCATTACGGCCGAGGTGATGGTGGTCGCTTCGTATGACGAGCTGAAGGCCCGTGCCGCCGAAGCGAAAGGCCGCATCGTGCTCTTCAACGTGCCGTTCACCAACTATGGGCAGACGGTGGCGTACCGCACGGGCGGGGCGGTCGAAGCTGCGCGCGCCGGCGCGGTGGCGTCGCTCGTCCGGTCCGTGACGCCCAACTCGCAGCGCACGCCGCACACGGGTTCGATGCGCTACGATCCCGCGGTCCGTCGCATTCCCCATGCGGCCATCACTACGGAAGACGCCGACATGATCGCGCGGATGGTGGCCAGGGGCGAGCGCGTCCGTGTCAGACTTTCCATGTCGGCGCGCGTGCTGCCCGACGCCCCGTCGCGCAACGTGATCGGGGAGCTGCGAGGCAGCGAACGGCCCGAGGAAGTCGTGGTGATGGGGGGCCACATCGATTCGTGGGACGTGGGGCGCGGTGCGATGGACGACGCCGGCGGTGTGGTGGCGGCGTGGGAAGCCCTTCGCGTGCTCAAGGCGCTCGGACTGCGTCCGCGGCGCACGATTCGCGTGGTCGGCTGGACCAACGAGGAAAATGGCGGTCGCGGTGGCCAGGCGTATCGCGACGCGCATCGTGGGGAGGCAAAGCAGCACGTGCTGGCGATCGAGTCCGACGGTGGCGTGTTTCGTCCGCTCGGGTTCGGCTTTACGGGCCCGGACTCGGCGCTGACCCTGATTCGACAGGTGGGTGCGCTCCTGGCCGGGATCGGCGCGGGCGAGATTCAGACGGGCGGCGGTGGGGCGGACATCGCGCCAATCATGGAGCTTGGCGTGCCGGGCATGGGGCTCAATGTTGATGGCACCAGGTACTTCTGGTACCACCACACCGATGGCGATACGGTGGACAAGCTCGACCCGCGCGAGGTGGCGCTGTGCGTCGCAACCCTCGCCGTCATGGCGTACGTGGTGGCGGATATGCCGGAGCGTTTGCCGACGGGCGTGAGGTAA